From Stenotrophomonas maltophilia, a single genomic window includes:
- the rplC gene encoding 50S ribosomal protein L3, with the protein MTKKYSLGFVGRKAGMSRVFTEDGRSIPVTLIEATPNRIAQIKTVETDGYSAVQVTVGARRAALVNKPEAGHFAKAKVEAGRGLWEFRVEDAQLGDFAVGGEVKADIFEVGQIVDVQGVTKGKGFQGTIKRHNFRMGDATHGNSLSHRAPGSLGQRQTPGRVFPGKKMSGHMGAVQQSTQNLEVVKVDVERGLIAVRGAVPGAAGGDVIVRPASKA; encoded by the coding sequence ATGACGAAGAAGTATTCGTTGGGCTTCGTGGGCCGCAAGGCTGGCATGAGCCGCGTGTTCACTGAAGATGGCCGCTCCATCCCGGTGACCCTGATCGAAGCAACCCCGAACCGCATCGCGCAGATCAAGACCGTCGAAACCGACGGCTACAGCGCCGTGCAGGTGACCGTCGGCGCGCGTCGCGCTGCCCTGGTCAACAAGCCGGAAGCCGGCCACTTCGCCAAGGCGAAGGTGGAAGCGGGTCGTGGCCTGTGGGAATTCCGCGTTGAAGACGCGCAGCTCGGCGATTTCGCCGTTGGCGGCGAAGTCAAGGCGGACATCTTCGAAGTCGGCCAGATCGTCGACGTCCAGGGTGTCACCAAGGGTAAGGGCTTCCAGGGCACCATCAAGCGCCACAACTTCCGTATGGGCGATGCAACCCACGGTAACTCGCTGTCGCATCGCGCGCCGGGTTCGCTGGGTCAGCGCCAGACCCCGGGTCGTGTTTTCCCGGGCAAGAAGATGTCGGGCCACATGGGCGCGGTGCAGCAGAGCACCCAGAACCTGGAAGTGGTCAAGGTCGACGTCGAGCGCGGTCTGATCGCGGTTCGCGGCGCCGTTCCGGGCGCGGCGGGTGGCGACGTGATCGTCCGTCCGGCGAGCAAGGCATAA